A stretch of DNA from Syntrophorhabdaceae bacterium:
ACAGCCCTCGAATTCGTAAAACACATCCTCTGCGAACACGGAAAGGGCTGCGGGACCTGCAAGGCCTGTGTCAGAATTGACCGGGGGAGCCATCCCGATCTTATAATCCTGCCGAGGCAGGGGAGTGAGACCTCTATCGGTATCGATTTTATCAGAGGGAATGAGGAAAAAAAGATCCGGGGCATCAATCAGGAGATCTATGAATACCCGTACGAGGGTAAAAAACGGGCGATCATCATCGACAGCGCGGACAACCTCACCCGTGAGGCGGCAAATGCCCTTCTGAAAACACTCGAAGAACCTCCACCCTTTAATATCTTTTTCCTTATCACCGCGTCTGAAGAGGAGATCCCCCATACAATACGGTCCCGCTGCTCAAGGGTCTCTTTCACTGCCCTCCGGCAGGAACAATTAAAGCGCTATTTTACAGACGTTCTCCGGCTTGACGACACCCGGGCTGAAACCCTCTCCCTAATCTCCCATGGCAGTATCGGCGCGGGAATCTTCTGGTTGGAAAAGGATAATTTTCAGATGAGAAACGGGCTGGTGGAATTGATCACCGGAAAACATAAAAGTTTCCTCAACACAACGCTTCTGTCTGAAAGGATCACCAAAACCGGCGATGGGGTTACGGTATACCTGTCATTCCTCCTTTCTCTTTTCAGGGATATCTTCGTCTTCAATATTTCACAGGACTCGTCGATGATAATTAACCGGGATATCAAAGATATTCTTGAACTCGAAAGGGTTGACCTCCGGTGGATCGAAGAGTCGATCAAAAGAATTCAGGAAACGATCCGCATTATGCGTTATAATGTAAACAAATGGCTGATCTTTGAAAACTTACTTCTCCATATCACGAGGCATGTATGAAAAGTTGTTATGTAAGCATAGACAGACTGACCGGCGTAATAGAGATGGAAGCGCCTGACGATATCAAGATAGGTGACCATGTAATCTGCGAGATCGATAAAGGCACGTGCCTTGGCGTTGTCCTTACCGAACCACTCGAAACAAACAAGACAGGATTAAAAAAGATTACAAGAAAAACCATTGAAAACGAGATCAACGAATACAGGGCATTGAGGGAAAAGGAACGATCAGTCTTTAATTTTTGTAAACAGAAGATCCAGGAAATGAAGCTGCCGATGAAACTCCTCAACGCTGAATATCTGTTCGGAGGTACGAAACTCATCTTCTATTTCATCTCTGAGAGCAGGGTTGACTTCCGGGAACTCGTCAAGGAACTGGCAAAGGAGTTCAAGATCAGGATCGAACTGAGACAGGTCGGCGTCCGGGATGAGGCAAAGATCATAGGGGGACTCGGCAATTGCGGCAATGTCGTTTGCTGCAGGAGATTCCTGAACAACTTCTCCATAGTATCCATAAAGATGGTCAAGGAACAGAGCCTGGCGCTGAACCCGTCAAAGATCTCCGGGATATGCGGGCGATTGATGTGCTGTCTCGCCTACGAATACAACACCTATATAGATTCCAAAAAAGACTTTCCGAAAATAGGTAAAAGGGTCACTGTCCCTCAGGGAGAGGGAAAGGTCGTGAAACATAATACCCTGAACTTTACCATAACCGTTCAACTCGACGACGGCAAAGAGGTCACGCTGGCCCTGAAGGATATAGTGAAATGAACAAGAGATACTACATAACAACCCCTATCTATTATATCAACGATGTCCCTCACATCGGCCATGCTTACACAACCATTGCGGCGGATATTATGTCACGCTACAAAAGACTCTGCGGATATGACGTCTTCTTTCTTACGGGCACCGACGAACACGGCCAGAAGGTTGAAAAGGCCGCGGAGAAGCACGGGATCCATCCAAAAGAGCTTGCCGACAGGATGGTCAAGAGGTTCACGGACCTATGGCAGGTGCTCAATATATCCAATACGGGCTTTATCAGAACAACGGAGGAACGGCACAAAAAGGTTGTTCAGTACATGTTCGAAAAGGCGTACGAAAACGGGGATATCTATCTCGACACATATGAAGACTGGTACTGCGTCCCCTGTGAGAGCTATTTTACCGATCTCCAGCTCAAGGATGGGCTCTGCCCTGACTGTCTCAGGAAACCGGAGAAGCTGAAAGAGGAAAGCTTCTTTTTCAGGCTGTCGAAATACACGGACAGGCTCATGCTCCTCCTGGAGGAACAGAAAGACTTCGTCATACCCGAGATCAGGTACAACGAGGTTGCGAGTTTTGTAAAAGGCGGTCTGCGGGATTTAAGCGTAAGCAGGACCAGCTTCTCCTGGGGCATCCCGGTACCGGTGCAGGAAAAACATATCGTCTATGTCTGGTTTGATGCACTCACCAATTACATCACAGGTATCGGTTTTCTCGACGATCCGGATCAATTCAACAGATACTGGCCCTGTGATGCCCATCTGATAGGGAAAGACATCCTGCGATTTCACGCTGTATACTGGCCGAGTTTTCTTATGTCCATTGGCGTGGAACCGCCGAAACATGTCGTTGCCCACGGCTGGTGGACAATAGAAGGACAGAAGATGTCAAAATCTCTTGGCAACGTTATTGACCCCTATGAGATTATAAAAACCTATGGTGTTGACGAGTTCAGGTTTTTCCTCTTCAGGGAAGTTCCTTTCGGGTCAGACGGGGATTTTTCAAGACATGCCATCATACACAGGATCAACGGGGACCTTGCGAACGACTTCGGAAATCTTACGAGCAGAAGCGTCACTATGATAGGAAAATTTCTCCAGGGAAAGATAGAGAGACCCGAAAAGAAAGGCGGCATGGACGAATATGTTGAAGAAAACGTCAGGAAACTCATCGACGAGTACCAGAAAGAGATGGACGTCTTTGCGTACCATAAGGCACTTCACAACGTCTTCGAGATCATATCGATCCTCAACAAGTATATAGATTCCGAGGCCCCATGGAAACTCTCCAAAGAGGGTGATGTAAGGATCAAGACGGTGCTCTACAACATCTGGAACAGCTTGCGGATAGTGTCAATGCTCCTCTACCCCTTTATGCCGCAGAAATCAGAAGCCATCCGGAAGGCCCTCGGCGTGGGGACATCTTTTGAAGAGGTCCTTTTTGATAATGAGAAACAGTTCTATTATCCCGGCGATATATCGCGTATTGACAAGATAGCCCCTGTCTTCCCGAGGATCGAGGGCTAAGATGCCCTTTGTCTCATTACAAAAGACCCTCGCAAAGGTTCTGAAAGAAAATAAGATAACAGGAGATCTGGACCTCTTCAGAATCTTCCCGATGTGGAGTGATATCGTAGGAGATAAGACGGCACAACATACAAGACCGGCAAGGATAAAAGGCCATATCCTCTATATAGAGGTTG
This window harbors:
- the metG gene encoding methionine--tRNA ligase; the protein is MNKRYYITTPIYYINDVPHIGHAYTTIAADIMSRYKRLCGYDVFFLTGTDEHGQKVEKAAEKHGIHPKELADRMVKRFTDLWQVLNISNTGFIRTTEERHKKVVQYMFEKAYENGDIYLDTYEDWYCVPCESYFTDLQLKDGLCPDCLRKPEKLKEESFFFRLSKYTDRLMLLLEEQKDFVIPEIRYNEVASFVKGGLRDLSVSRTSFSWGIPVPVQEKHIVYVWFDALTNYITGIGFLDDPDQFNRYWPCDAHLIGKDILRFHAVYWPSFLMSIGVEPPKHVVAHGWWTIEGQKMSKSLGNVIDPYEIIKTYGVDEFRFFLFREVPFGSDGDFSRHAIIHRINGDLANDFGNLTSRSVTMIGKFLQGKIERPEKKGGMDEYVEENVRKLIDEYQKEMDVFAYHKALHNVFEIISILNKYIDSEAPWKLSKEGDVRIKTVLYNIWNSLRIVSMLLYPFMPQKSEAIRKALGVGTSFEEVLFDNEKQFYYPGDISRIDKIAPVFPRIEG
- the holB gene encoding DNA polymerase III subunit delta', with product MGFEEIIGHEKQKNLLLSFLKHERMPHAFLFSGQDGIGKKKTALEFVKHILCEHGKGCGTCKACVRIDRGSHPDLIILPRQGSETSIGIDFIRGNEEKKIRGINQEIYEYPYEGKKRAIIIDSADNLTREAANALLKTLEEPPPFNIFFLITASEEEIPHTIRSRCSRVSFTALRQEQLKRYFTDVLRLDDTRAETLSLISHGSIGAGIFWLEKDNFQMRNGLVELITGKHKSFLNTTLLSERITKTGDGVTVYLSFLLSLFRDIFVFNISQDSSMIINRDIKDILELERVDLRWIEESIKRIQETIRIMRYNVNKWLIFENLLLHITRHV
- a CDS encoding DUF721 domain-containing protein; translation: MPFVSLQKTLAKVLKENKITGDLDLFRIFPMWSDIVGDKTAQHTRPARIKGHILYIEVDDPMWLTQLKYMKIDILEKIDMKIKKDAFKDLRFFLKPTC
- the ricT gene encoding regulatory iron-sulfur-containing complex subunit RicT, which translates into the protein MKSCYVSIDRLTGVIEMEAPDDIKIGDHVICEIDKGTCLGVVLTEPLETNKTGLKKITRKTIENEINEYRALREKERSVFNFCKQKIQEMKLPMKLLNAEYLFGGTKLIFYFISESRVDFRELVKELAKEFKIRIELRQVGVRDEAKIIGGLGNCGNVVCCRRFLNNFSIVSIKMVKEQSLALNPSKISGICGRLMCCLAYEYNTYIDSKKDFPKIGKRVTVPQGEGKVVKHNTLNFTITVQLDDGKEVTLALKDIVK